One Actinosynnema pretiosum DNA segment encodes these proteins:
- a CDS encoding WXG100 family type VII secretion target produces the protein MNDQIKVDFGQLSGAAGDISGHATKVQTELDELKQRLAPVIAQWEGSSSETYQEAQRKWDTAAADLQQVLASIGTAVAAATEAYQSAEQRNTGRWG, from the coding sequence ATGAACGACCAGATCAAGGTTGACTTCGGGCAGCTGTCGGGCGCTGCCGGCGACATCTCGGGCCACGCCACCAAGGTGCAGACCGAGCTGGACGAGCTCAAGCAGCGCCTCGCCCCCGTCATCGCGCAGTGGGAGGGCTCGTCGTCCGAGACCTACCAGGAGGCGCAGCGCAAGTGGGACACCGCCGCCGCCGACCTGCAGCAGGTCCTCGCCTCCATCGGCACCGCCGTCGCCGCGGCCACCGAGGCCTACCAGTCCGCTGAGCAGCGGAACACCGGCCGCTGGGGCTGA